In Colletotrichum higginsianum IMI 349063 chromosome 1, whole genome shotgun sequence, one genomic interval encodes:
- a CDS encoding Fe-S protein assembly co-chaperone HscB yields MARPSAMLAAANSSRAATHMRWPSGLSSSANQKRWISGTVALFRPAAPARSSETTTDSGSQESKPLMTHYEFFPITLPDGPPPKGHFPIDQRALRREFLRLQAKAHPDMHPAELKARAEATSARINEAYKTLSNPLLRAQYLLSLRGVDVANDETLKVEDPDLLMIVLEAREEIEEAASEGELEGQRAANDERIRESEEVLEEAFRHDDIETAKREAVKLRYWVNIQESLNNWEAGKPIVLQH; encoded by the coding sequence ATGGCCCGGCCATCTGCGATGTTGGCGGCTGCCAATAGTTCACGAGCCGCGACACATATGCGGTGGCCTTCGGGACTTTCTAGCAGTGCGAACCAGAAGCGATGGATCTCGGGAACCGTTGCCCTCTTCAGgccagcggcgccggcgcggagCAGCGAAACGACGACCGACTCGGGTTCACAAGAGAGCAAGCCCCTCATGACACACTACGAATTCTTCCCCATCACACTACCTGACGGCCCGCCGCCTAAGGGTCATTTCCCCATCGACCAGCGCGCCCTCCGCCGCGAGTTCCTCCGGCTGCAGGCCAAGGCGCACCCAGATATGCATCCAGCGGAGCTCAAGGCGCGGGCGgaggcgacgtcggcgcgcATCAACGAGGCGTACAAGACACTATCGAACCCACTGCTGCGCGCGCAGTACCTGCTCTCACTGCGCGGCGTCGATGTGGCTAACGACGAGACGCTCAAGGTCGAAGACCCGGATCTGCTGATGATTGTGCTCGAGGCGCGCGAAGAGATTGAGGAGGCAGCAAGCGAGGGCGAGCTCGAAGGCCAGCGCGCGGCCAATGACGAGCGCATACGCGAGAGCGAGGAGGTGCTTGAGGAGGCCTTCCGgcacgacgacatcgagacGGCGAAGCGCGAGGCCGTAAAGCTCCGGTACTGGGTCAATATTCAGGAAAGCTTGAACAACTGGGAAGCCGGGAAGCCGATTGTTCTGCAACACTGA